One part of the Leptolyngbya sp. CCY15150 genome encodes these proteins:
- a CDS encoding phage tail protein — translation MTQSAARPTFPLKLVSLKLPDVVSWMGRPQQVVEDNALLILPGQVSEIAVTLKNEGSRVLRWTLELSGDFPSEWQQWQQSSPIDIQAGTEVQTYLNFYVPPNFFEAQDALLSESHIENTYQGVLSLYCVYGDDEPDTSTLDYFEEHKQLVGYQAFRLCVRPGCSYLDFLPQIYQASDFMGRFLMIFEEAFDPTIQSMDTLWAYLDPLTAPRALLPFLSKWVAWDLDARWTTKQQRLLLRHAVSLYRQRGTKQGLRRYLHIYTGLPLEEPDCPEEEKRISIVEDFKAGFVFGDAHLNQSAMLGGGRPYHFRVTLRPDSADQLDEPLVRSLIEEIKPAFCTYDLLIFNAIP, via the coding sequence ATGACTCAATCCGCTGCCCGCCCAACCTTTCCCCTAAAACTGGTGTCCTTAAAGCTGCCAGACGTGGTGAGTTGGATGGGACGGCCTCAACAAGTCGTGGAGGACAATGCTCTTTTGATCCTTCCAGGGCAAGTGTCAGAAATAGCGGTAACCCTTAAAAATGAAGGATCACGCGTTCTCAGATGGACGTTAGAACTATCTGGCGATTTCCCCTCCGAGTGGCAACAGTGGCAACAATCATCCCCCATAGACATTCAGGCTGGCACAGAGGTGCAAACCTATCTCAATTTCTATGTGCCGCCCAATTTTTTTGAAGCGCAGGATGCATTACTATCTGAATCTCATATCGAGAACACCTATCAAGGTGTCTTGAGCCTCTACTGTGTGTATGGCGATGATGAGCCAGATACCTCAACCCTAGATTATTTTGAAGAGCATAAGCAACTAGTTGGCTACCAAGCCTTTCGGCTCTGTGTACGTCCCGGATGTTCCTACCTAGATTTCTTGCCGCAGATCTATCAGGCTTCAGACTTCATGGGCCGCTTCCTGATGATCTTTGAGGAAGCCTTTGATCCCACCATTCAATCCATGGACACCCTGTGGGCCTATTTAGATCCATTAACTGCACCCCGTGCTCTACTGCCCTTTCTATCTAAATGGGTGGCATGGGATCTAGATGCACGCTGGACGACTAAGCAACAGCGGCTGTTGCTGCGCCATGCCGTGTCGCTCTATCGTCAACGAGGCACAAAGCAAGGATTACGGCGTTATTTACATATCTATACAGGCTTACCTTTAGAGGAACCTGACTGCCCCGAAGAGGAAAAACGAATTAGCATCGTGGAAGACTTTAAGGCAGGCTTTGTCTTTGGCGACGCTCATCTTAACCAAAGTGCCATGCTGGGAGGTGGTCGTCCCTACCATTTTCGGGTCACCCTGCGGCCAGATAGTGCCGATCAACTGGATGAACCCTTGGTGCGATCGCTGATTGAGGAGATAAAACCTGCCTTTTGCACCTACGATCTACTGATTTTTAATGCAATCCCCTAA
- a CDS encoding DUF6760 family protein codes for MLGYPSSQIHEEVACVAFYFHWSLNDILELNHLERRRWIQEIGKLRGLH; via the coding sequence ATCCTAGGCTACCCCTCATCCCAAATCCATGAGGAGGTAGCCTGTGTAGCCTTTTATTTCCATTGGTCGCTCAATGATATTCTTGAGTTGAATCATCTGGAGCGACGACGCTGGATTCAAGAAATTGGCAAGCTTAGGGGATTGCATTAA
- a CDS encoding phage tail assembly protein: MVTPSFKFTLPGGLLDANGNRHIQGVMRMATAKDELEVQRDPRVQKNPAYGVLMMLSRVITQLGDLPTVTVDDMEQLFTLDLAYLREFYNRINQQGHAQLSVQCPQCQAAFNVEMSLAGES, translated from the coding sequence ATGGTCACGCCAAGCTTTAAGTTCACCCTACCGGGAGGCTTGTTAGATGCAAACGGCAATCGCCATATCCAAGGTGTTATGCGCATGGCGACGGCTAAAGATGAGCTGGAGGTGCAGCGCGATCCGCGTGTACAGAAGAATCCAGCCTATGGCGTGTTAATGATGCTCTCGCGGGTCATCACGCAATTAGGTGATTTACCGACGGTCACGGTGGACGACATGGAACAGCTTTTCACCTTAGACCTGGCCTATCTACGTGAGTTCTACAATCGTATTAATCAACAGGGTCATGCACAATTGTCTGTGCAATGCCCTCAATGCCAAGCAGCGTTTAATGTCGAGATGTCTTTGGCGGGGGAATCCTAG